TGATaagcgaaacattttcaaaggaaaaacaaagaaagtccactttccttttggaaaagcaccttttggaACTTAATGCGTTTGTGCATTTCTAAGAGTTTTCCCCCGTTCAAGACTCGTAGTTTCCTCCACTGGCCACAAGAGGGCAAACCCCAGCCGCCCATGCTTTCCTTCGCTCGGCAAAGACGCAGTTCCCCGAGGCTCACATGACCTGCGATCATGTGACCCGCCTTTCGGTTCAATATGGCTGCCCCCTTGAACTGCCTCGCGCGGGCCCCAGGCGGAGGGCTCAGAGGTTTTGCCCTGGCCGCGTTTTTCGGGGGGCTGTTTCGCTGCTTTTGGGACGTTCACGGCAGCGCGGGAGCCGGGTAAGGAGGTCGAgacaggggaagggaagggggagccTACCTTGCAGGGCTGGCGGGAGCTGCTCCTCTTCCGCCTTTCGGTGGCAATTCTTGTGCTGGAACAGGCGGCGATCTGAGCCCTTTTCTACGTTTCTAaaaagtacaatttttaaaaaagcaaatcttTGCAGGGAGTCGATCTTTTTCTCTGCAGAGAAATGCTTGAGCTGCATAGTTATTTTAAAACTGGTTTTCCTAGCGCTCTGTGTAGGTGTAGAATATATGGTGTAATAAAGACGCGATAGTACACCTTATGCATACGATGCGGTTCCGTGACTGTAAAGTTTGATCACTGTCTGTTTTTgcaggttttatttatttcatttgttattCGGTTTATAGCCCATCTTTGTTTTGTGATTATTCTATGATTATACATATGTAGTCATTTTCACGTATATACATATTCATATATAGCCATttccattatcagcaaaaatatgttacatacacacacacacaaaacatatttttgctgataatgaaagggAATGGAGACTAAATTCCTTCCTTCCGTGGTGtgcagtgggtttttttttgtttattattattattattattattattattattattatttattagatttgtatgccccccccctccatagactcggggcggctcacaacaataacaaagacaatgtaagaacaaatctaataatttaaaaaacactaaaaaccccattattaaaagcaagcatacacacaaacataccatgtataaactgtataggcccaggggagatgtctcagttcccccatgcctgacggcagaggtgggtcttaagaactttacgaaaggcaaggagggtgggggcagttctgatctcccgtgggagccggttccagagggtcggggccaccacagagaaggctcttctcctgggtcctgccaaacgacattgtttagttgacggaacccagagaaggccaactctgtgggacctaactggtcgctgggattcgtgtggcagaaggcggtcccggagatattctggtctgatgccatgaagggctttataggtcataaccaacactttgaattgtgaccggaaattgatcggcaaccagtgcagactgcggagtgttggtgtaacatgggcatactttgggaagcccatgattgctctcgcagctgcattctgcacgatctgaagtttctgaacacttttcaaaggtagccccatgtagagagcattacagtagtcgaacttcgaggtgatgagggagtGACTGCTACATCcgagatagggccgcaactggtgcaccaggcgaatctgggcaaaagcgcccctcaccacagctgaaagatgtttctctaatgtgagcccaagttgcggaccctctctgagggggtcaataatccccccccccaggattatggacggacagatggaattgtccctgggaggcaaaacccacagccactccgtcttatccgggttgagtttgagtctgttgacacccatccagaccccaacagcctccaggcaccagcacatcacttccactgcttcattgactggacatggggtggagatgtataactgggtatcatccgcatactgatgatacctcaccccatgcccctggatgatctcacccagtggtttcatgtagatattgaatagcaggggggagaggaccaacccctgaggccccccacaagggagtaacctcaaggtcgacctctgaccccccactaacaccgactgcgaccgaccggagaggtaggagaaccactggagaacagtgcctcccattcccaacccctccagccggcgcagaaggataccatggtcaatggtatcaaaagccgctgggaggtcaagaagcaccaggacagaggacaagcccctgtcccgggcccgccagagagtgcagtactgcagaatTAGGCCTGCCTatttgcagtttggcagtttgaatctcaacgggctcaaggttgactcagccttccatccttgcgaagtaggtaaaatgaggacccaaattgttgggggcaatatggctgagtctgtaaactgcttagagagggctgtaaagcactgtgaaggggtatataagtgctattgctgttggcaTACACCATATCAGAtaaagttttttgtttattttcttctgtcTGAATCCACCTGCTTTTTAACTTTCAGGAATTCTTTGAATGATGACCTCTTGCTGCCATATCTTCCTCCCCAGCATGGCCCACGGCACCACCATCGCTACATCCGAGATTGCCAGGTTCTTCTGCGTGGCAATGCGACGCATGAAACCTGGCCCTGTGACAACAGCAGTGCCTCCCCTCTGGCTATGACGTATACATTTGTTTCGGACTTCCCACCACACCATCCAAATCGCCGTCAGGTCTATGGCCACTTGACTATCGTGCGAGACCCCCTGAGGACTTTTTCTGTTCTAGAGCCCGGTGGACCAAGGGGATGCCATCTCCACCGCAGAGCTACTGTGGAAGAGACAGTGAGCCAAAGTCAGTGCCTTGTGGCCCAGAATGGGGGCTATTTTAATACAAAGACTGGAGCATGTTTAGGGAACGTTGTCAGCAATGGGCAGCTGGTTCAATCCTCTGGTGGTGTGCAGAATGCTCAGTTTGGTATCCGGCAAGATGGCACTTTAGTCTttgggtaaatgttggcatgttctctctttttttaactaCTGCAACTCTTTGTTTAATGACCGGAATTGTAAGGgaagcaattgttaagtgaaactgtgaCTGCACTTATGATTTGTTACTTTTTCATTCTTGGCTTACAGCTTGTCATTTTAGGGTAGTTTGGCATTTCAGTGGCATTGGGATGGGTTCTTTATGATCCATCTTTTATGAAGCCTTTTgcaccatttccccccccccccataaaagaggctgaaaatttgggtgtgtcttatactctgagtgaagctttttgaagcttttcttTCCCTAGCCAAAATGAggcgctaatgatcttcccaacttGAAGGTTTtatcattgctactctctcctaagaaggtttttttaaagccctaaccaggggatgaaataatgtgctgaagctgaccagactaagactctaggcagatgaatacctggtaggcagatccacctccccccattttcctccccctaaattaaggtgcatcttatactccgaaaaatgtggtAGTTCCTAATGAAGCAGTCACTAAACCAGGATTAAAACCAGAatctatcagagtttgttgcataaatcaAATCCAGGAGCGCACACAGATAacagattcagctggattcattaacattTATAAACATAGTGATATTCCCTGCAATTTTTTAttctggggttttgttttgttttttggcttGTCTCTTCCAGCTACCTCTCTGAGGAGGAGGTCTTGGCTACAGAGAACCCATTTGTGCAGCTTGTCAGTGGAGTGGGTTGGCTTCTGCGAGACGGAGAGGTCTACGTGAATCAGAGCCAGGTTGCAGAATGCGACAAGACTCAGGAAACAGGTACCAAGCCTCACCTCCACCCCTTGAAGATTCTGAAGAATTATTCTATACCGGGGTCCACAACCCCTGGTCCATGGGCCAGCACCAGTCCACGGCAACCAAAAACCAAGCCACGCAAATAAGCAAAGCTCCCTccgtgggatgcaggcagcacatgaaaccacGCCCCCTCTGGTCTGCAGAAAAACTTCTGTCCActgaactggtccctggtgcccaaaaggttggaggCCGCTGCTCTAAACCGTGGGTGTCCAGCTTTTTGAATTGCCAGAATTAGGACTGAGTGAGGAGGAATTGTCTTGGGCTgtatataaaacacataaaaatcaCATAATGAGGATTGTAGAGATGTAGAAATCACAGACGCAAAGACATGATTTCTGGAATGCTTTGTCCTTTATTAGTCTCTCTGAGTGAGCAGCTTCTGATGTGTGAAGCTCTGATTTTCTTGGACTAGCAGTCTATTTTTTAATAACAAAATTCTTGTGTATACCATCATAAAACATGAATTTCTTCACTTAGTTCTAGTTACAGTGTAAATGGTTAATATGTAACAGAGCATCAGACACAATCCTTTCAGAAGGATGGGTAAAATAAACAGAAGAGCAGAAGGATTTTAATTACCTAAAGTCAATAAAAGCCTAAACAATTATTTTCTTAAACTGATCAAAAAGGGGTGAGTTGCCTTAACTCATCACATAGGTTCTTAATCCAATCATTGCTGATTTGACCTTTGCTGTTAGCTAGAGTTGGATAAGCATGTAACCTTTTCCCGAGATGTGTAGAGAGTGTAATTTTTATACttaaataatacagaataatGAAATGCTTTATTAGCAAGATTGGTTTTCCATATCATTGCAATAACCTACAGAGGATGATGATATCCATTCATTCCATTGGTGGGGTGCGGATCGGGTGAATTGGTAGCGGTGGCGGCGGGAGGCTCTTCCCACCCGAGcatctctgcacatgtgcagaagcttctgtgcatgcacactccCAATAGTGAACTGGTAGCGCAAGATAATTGAAATCCACTATTGATTCTATGGGCCAGATATCTCCACATACCTAGGAACAGGAAAGGCTTAAGGTGAGGCCCAACAGAGGGTATAACACTTAGGCGCTGCCAGCATCTCAGCCATTCTCTTCTTTTTCAACATCTTCGTggcatgtgatccccttttctccaggacctcagaccatgtggtcttgctgtccaccattaaaccatctttccaagcagtcacCATGGCTTCCAGTTTCTTTTCCACCCCACTTGGACCCAAAGCCAAAtaggatattccttacaacagcTGCTTGAaacctctctcttttccccccctggCAGGGACTTTTGACACTTTTGTCAATATTGTGTCTGCCAGGACGGCTGTGGGGCATGACCGAGATGGACAGCTCGTGTTGTTTCACACCGATGGGCAGTCGAGCGTCAGAGGGTATGTCCTGTGGCTTGGTGAAGCTTTCTTAAAGCAAGGGAGATTGGAGAGCTTTCTGGAGGGAAGGGTCTTCTGCATTCCAAATGTTGAGCCCAAGAAAGAGAAGTTGGTGCTGAGTTTGTGCCAGCACACTCAGCCAAGTCATGATTGGTTGATTTAAGTTGCAGTGGGCTGGGTTCAGGCATCACACTAAATTGCAAATCATGATTTAACAATCATAATTGGATGATTTTTGTCCTATTTgtacccttttattttttttatctgtaTACATTTCATGTATTCCATTAACTCATATGTACAATCTGATAAGTGTttggcaaaataaatgaataaattaaagacCAAACAAGTGAAATTATGGTAGGCCCCTAATTTGAAAAAATTCTAGCTTTAGACAGATTGGCGAGTTCTTAGGAGGTCTCTTAgattagatcaggggtaggcaaagttggctctggacttcaactctcagaattcctgagctagcatgattggctcaggaattctgagagttggtcCATAAGTCAGAATAGCCAAATTATTGGggtataaactgcttagagaaggctgtaaaagcactgtgaagcggcatataagtcttaagtgctattgctattaccaaTTAATTTAGTGTTTGAACTTTGAAATTGTATTCTTTGCTAGAAAGGAAACAATAAAATAGTTTTCTAGGCTTCTTACAGTGGGCAGCGCAACAGGGCATGCTTGATGCTTATAACTGAGCAAATGCAGTGGTGGGACTCTTACGTAGCTGATGGGCCGAAGATAGGCTATTGAATCTAGCTTTTGGTTTGAATGAGAAGGCATCTTCAAAAGCTAGCCTGCCACTaatgattttttatttgtttattaatgtttattttatttaactctGCATTAGTAAGTCAAGAGAGGCATTGTTTAGATTCGGGGAGCACTGTCTCCAGATATCATTGTTAGAACTTGAACTGAAAGCTAGTGATAGAAAAGTAATTTGCtttgggtttatttttttcaaattaaaatgaTAAGGACAAGTTATTTGTGagttacagtacagtggtacctctacctgagaatgcctctacttacaaacttttctagataagaactggctattcaagattttttccccctcttctcaggaaccattttccatttacctccgaaactgtaactggaaaaggcagagagaagcctccgtggagcctctctaggaatctcctgggaggaaacagggcctccatcctccctgtagtttcctataggaaaccacagggaggtttcccataggaattgattcctataggaaaaattgcttcttcttacaaacttttctacttaggaacctggtcacggaacgaattaagtttgtaagtagaggtaccactgtatttgtaaaaaaaaaaaaaaaccccaataaaggCGGGATATATACcatatattaaagaaaaaaatcaaaatgtatgTTTTGATTGTGGGTAGATAGGAAGCTAGGAGATTCTCTACTGAAATCCCCACACAGTCAGTATCGATACTGAAAACATATTTATAGCTCTTAATTCATTCAGAATTGCTTCTACACTTTTTCTTGTGCTCCGTATTATCATCCTCAAAGCCAACAAAAATACGACAGGAATCCTGAGAGCTTTGAGTGCTCTCAGGAGCTGTGAATGAAAATACGTCCAGCTTAGGAAAGTAGAATTCGTGAGTGTTGGCTGCCAGGACTCACTTCCCCAGGAAGACCCACACTATTTCTTAGAGTAGTATAACCAacatctgggttttttcccccttcggtCAGGTTTTTAATTTCTTTGATTAATTTCTTGCAATGACAGCCTGAACCTCTGGGAACTGGCAGATTTCCTGAAGGAGCATGGCGTTGTGAATGCGATCAATCTGGATGGTGGAGGGTCAGCTACTTTTGTCGTCAACGGATCTCTTGCTAGCTACCCTTCGGATCACTGGTAAGACATTTCTCATTTTTCTGGAGTAGCCTGATTATCAGGTCTTTTGAGTTGCCCATTTTTCTCTGGCCAACAACCACGGTAAGCTTAGCACTTGATGTTAATGTCGCTGTACAAcaactggccttccgaaaaggctgtgaagacctggctttgctggcaggcctgggggggcgTGTGTAATATTACCATTTGTCACAGTCGAATTGTGTTGATAGGAGAGGTATATATGTTTCAGTTGATTGGATTTTTGTGGGCTTATAATGggattttatcatttttattattttaatgtgttcagtattaatattgacttctactattatattatattgtggttttatattgttgtaagctacctTGAGTCCcataggattgggcggcatagaggtaagataggtaggtaggtaggtaaatgatggtaggtaggtagataattgaTATTTAGCTTGGTAGTTAGATAGATGATGctaggtaggcagacagacagacagacagataggtagaaTGGAAAATTGtgatggagaaggaaggaggagattaACCGAAAAGAGGGAGCCAGTGACAAGCGGAATAGTGACAAGCAGTAACAACAATGGGCCACCCAAAGAAACAATTTGGTTAGAAATTGTCCATTtggctctctcccccccttcctcacaagttctaaaaataattaaaaaaaaaaaaagccttcccCTCCCAAGGCGCTCTGTGACAATTAGTGGCCCAGAGTTGCACTGGGCACTCCTTATCGTTAGGTTGTAAGTTCAGTTGTGGCTTTGTCATCTTT
The nucleotide sequence above comes from Erythrolamprus reginae isolate rEryReg1 unplaced genomic scaffold, rEryReg1.hap1 H_40, whole genome shotgun sequence. Encoded proteins:
- the LOC139155663 gene encoding N-acetylglucosamine-1-phosphodiester alpha-N-acetylglucosaminidase-like — translated: MAAPLNCLARAPGGGLRGFALAAFFGGLFRCFWDVHGSAGAGNSLNDDLLLPYLPPQHGPRHHHRYIRDCQVLLRGNATHETWPCDNSSASPLAMTYTFVSDFPPHHPNRRQVYGHLTIVRDPLRTFSVLEPGGPRGCHLHRRATVEETVSQSQCLVAQNGGYFNTKTGACLGNVVSNGQLVQSSGGVQNAQFGIRQDGTLVFGYLSEEEVLATENPFVQLVSGVGWLLRDGEVYVNQSQVAECDKTQETGTFDTFVNIVSARTAVGHDRDGQLVLFHTDGQSSVRGLNLWELADFLKEHGVVNAINLDGGGSATFVVNGSLASYPSDHCTFDSTWRCPRSISTVLCVHEPSCQSQNCSGHGHCVLGRCHCHGAFWSGPACNVLDCGSSNCTLHGMCTEMGCVCDAGWTGENCTQACTNATYGDSCAQKCLCRNDGKCDPVHGSCACPVGFRGIFCEEACPLGQYGPHCQHPCQCPSQCYCDRRTGSCNVSLDSTLLDELSRAGPCLLEATSKEEFLFSTKAWVAVSLGLFILLSLSVLVNVRLVLRNTSKRHEHGQYISIPLEEINGGAKDRDLPGAWEADDPEAAWDTNPTENANLL